From the genome of Nocardia mangyaensis:
AGCACCCAACACTGGACGACCGCCGCGGACCCGGAGCTCGCGGTGACCACCCGTGGCGAGGTTCCACCGCAGGACGTCACCCGCGCGGTTCGCGCCATCACCCGCGTCATGCGCAGGCATCACCTCGACAGTCCGGCCCGCGTGCGCGTCACCGCGCCGCAGGGCTCCGACGAGCCGACCCTGGTGCAGGCCAACATCCGCACCAACGACACACTCACCCGGGTGCAGGTCACCGGGCCCGGCGGCTTCGCCGTCACCTTCGCTGCCGAGCGGCTCGACCGCCAGCTCGCCCGCCGCGCCGGGAAGGAGGCGCGCGCCGCCTGGCCCGACCCCGCGCGGCGCCCGCTGTCGCGGGTCACCGAGACCCGCCCGATCATCCGCCGCAAGGACTGCGCGCTGATGACCGGCACCCCGCTGGAAGCCAGCACCGTGCTCGACGCGATGGACTACGACGCCTACCTGTTCACCGACTCCGACACCGGTGAGGACGCGATCGTCACCTGGGCCGACCCGCACGGCGTCCGCCTCGCCCGACAGCACCACACCGCCGCGGCGGGGGAGTCGGCCGGGCTGCCGCTGACCGCCAGCGCGATGCCGGTCCGCGTGGCCCCCGACGCCGCGCCCGTCTACGCCGAAGACGAGGCCGCCGACGTCCTGTGCACCGCCGGGCTGCCGTATCTGTTCTTCACCGACACCCACACCGGCCGCGGCAACCTCCTCTACCGCCGCTACGACGGCGACCTCACCATCGTCGTCCCCTGCTAGTCGGAGCGCTGGCGCGCTCGAGTTCGCGCCGAACCGCCGCTGCGCGGCGTCCCCTCCTCGCGGTCGGGGAGTGTGGAGCCCAGATCAGATCTCCGGTTCACGGAGCTTGGTCGCCAGGACCGCGGCCTGGGTTCGGCGTTCGACGCCGAGTTTGGCCAGGAGACGGGAGACGTAGTTCTTGACCGTCTTCTCGGCCAGGAACATCCGCGCCGCGATCTGACGGTTGGTCAGGCCCTCACCGAGGAGTTCGAGCAGCCGGCGTTCCTGGTCGGTGAGCCCCGCCAGCGCCCCCGAAGGTTCGGCGCTGCGCCGTAGGCGGGCACGCAGGGCGTCGGCGGCCCTGGTGTCGAGCAGGGAGTGCCCGGCACCGACCTGTTTGATCGCGTCCGCCAGCCGCATCCCGTCGATGTTCTTCACCACGTACCCGCTGGCACCGGCCAGGATCGCGTCCAGCATGGCGTGCTCGTCGGAGAACGAGGTCAGGATCAGGCAGTGCAGGTCGTCGAACTCGGCCAGCAGATTGCGACACAGCTCGATCCCGTTGCCATCGGGCAGCCGCACGTCCAGCACCGCCACATCGGGCCGAGCCTCCCGAATGAGCACCATCGCCTCGGCGACGCTGCCCGCCTGCCCGATCACAGTGAGTTCAGGATCACCCTCCAGCAGATCGATCAACCCGCGCCGCACGATCTCGTGGTCGTCGACCAGAAACACCTCGAGCACGTCGGCTCCTTCATCGTGTCAATCGCCCCCCCGAGGACAAACATAATCGCTGACCCCGAAATCCCGGACGCAGACCGCAAACTCGCCCCCAACGACCGGTCCGCCGCGCAGCGGAGGTTCGCGCCCGTTCCGCCGATCAGGTGCCGTTTCGTAGGCGACGAAGGAGCAAGAAACGGCGCCCGATCGGCGGACCCCCAGTAACGCGAACCCTGAGCGCACCAGCTCTCCAACAAACCCGACCCCGCACATCCCGACCTCGAGGAGGGATCGCCGCGCAGCGGCGGTTCGCGCCCGTCCCGCCGATCAGGTGCCGTTTCGTAGGCGACGAAGGAGCAAGAAACGGCGCCTGATCGGCGGGACCGCCGGGGGCGCGAACTCGAGCGCGCGAGCGCTCCAACAAACACTGTCGGTGGTCGCGCCTAGCATTGTTCGTGGGGGTTCATGTCCGGTCGGCGGATGACGATGAGAAGGGATTCACCTGGTGGCGGAACGCCTCACTGTGCGCGGAGCTCGGGAACACAACCTCAAGGGCGTCGACCTGGATTTGCCGCGCGACAGCCTGATCGTGTTCACCGGCCTGTCCGGTTCCGGTAAGTCGAGCCTGGCGTTCGACACGATCTTCGCCGAGGGGCAGCGTCGCTATGTCGAGTCGCTGTCGGCCTACGCGCGGCAGTTCCTCGGGCAGATGGACAAGCCCGATGTCGACTTCATCGAGGGCCTCTCGCCAGCGGTGTCGATCGACCAGAAGTCGACCAACCGCAATCCGCGGTCCACGGTCGGCACCATCACCGAGGTCTACGACTACCTGCGCCTGCTGTATGCCCGCGCGGGGACACCGCACTGCCCGGTGTGTGGCGAGCTGATCGCCAAGCAGACCCCGCAGCAGATCGTGGACCAGGTCCTCGCCATGGACGAGGGCCTGAAGTTCCAGGTGCTCGCGCCGGTGGTGCGCACCCGCAAGGGTGAGTTCGTCGACCTGTTCGACCAGCTCAAGACCCAGGGCTATTCGCGCGTGCGGGTCGACGGGGTGGTGTATCCGCTCACCGATCCGCCGAAGCTGAAGAAGCAGGAGAAGCACGACGTCGAGGTCGTGGTCGACCGGCTCTCGGTCAAGGCGGCGTCCAAGCAGCGGCTCACCGACTCGATCGAGACCGCGTTGCGGTTGGCCGACGGCATCGTCGTGCTCGATTTCGTCGACCGCGACGAGCACGCTCACGATCGCGAACGGCGCTTCTCCGAGCGGCTTGCCTGCCCCAACGGTCACCCGCTCGACATCGAGGATCTCGAGCCCCGGTCGTTCTCGTTCAACTCGCCCTACGGCGCCTGCCCCGACTGCACCGGTCTCGGTATCCGCAAGGAGGTCGACCCGGAGCTGGTGGTCCCCGATCCCGAGCTGAGTCTGGCCGAGGGCGCGATCGCGCCGTGGTCGCGCGGGCAGACCGCCGAGTACTTCAACCGGTTGCTGTCCGGCCTGGCCGAGGCGATCGGCTTCTCGATGGACACCGCGTGGCGCGATCTGCCCGCCAAGGCCCGCAAGGCGGTGCTCGAGGGCAGTTCCGATCAGGTGCACGTGTCCTACACCAACCGCTACGGCCGCAAACGCTCCTACTACGCCGATTTCGAGGGCGTGATGCCGTTCCTGCAACGGCGGATGGACAACACCGAGTCCGAGCAGATGAAGGAGCACTACGACGGCTACATGCGCGATGTGGCCTGCCCGGTGTGCAACGGTTCCCGGCTGCGCCCGGAGATCCTGGCGGTCACCCTGGCCTCCGACGGTACCGACAAGTCGATCGCCGAGGTCAGTGACCTGTCCATCGGTGACTGCGCGCACTTCCTCAACGCCTTGACGCTGGGGGAGCGTGAGGCCGCGATCGCCGGTCAGGTGCTCAAGGAGATCCAGGCCAGGCTCGGGTTCCTGCTCGATGTCGGCTTGGAGTACCTCACGCTCTCGCGCGCGGCGGCGACCCTGTCCGGTGGCGAGGCGCAGCGCATCCGCCTGGCCACCCAGATCGGCTCCGGTCTGGTCGGCGTGCTGTACGTCCTCGACGAGCCCTCGATCGGCCTGCACCAGCGCGACAACCGCCGCCTGATCGAGACGCTGCTGCGGTTGAAGAAGCTGGGCAACACCCTGATCGTCGTCGAACACGACGAGGACACCATCCGCGCCTCGGACTGGGTGGTCGACATCGGCCCGCTGGCCGGCGAGCACGGCGGCCGCGTGGTACACAGCGGTCCGTACACCGAACTGCTCACCGAACCCGAATCTCTCACCGGCGCTTATCTTTCCGGTCGTGAGCAGATCGAGGTGCCGATGGTGCGCCGCCCGATCGACAAGAAGCGCAAGCTCACCGTCGTCGGCGCCACCGAACACAATTTGCAGGGCATCGACGTGGCGTTCCCGCTGGGCGTGCTCACCGCGGTCACCGGTGTCTCGGGGTCGGGCAAGTCGACCCTGGTCAACGACATCCTGGCCACCGTGCTGGCGAACAAGCTCAACGGTGCCCGCCAGGTGCCGGGCAGGCACACCAGGATCAACGGCCTGGACAACCTCGACAAACTGGTGCAGGTCGACCAGTCACCGATCGGGCGCACCCCGCGCTCGAACCCGGCCACCTACACCGGTGTCTTCGACAAGATCCGCACCCTGTTCGCCGCCACCACCGAGGCCAAGGTGCGCGGTTACCAGCCCGGGCGGTTCTCGTTCAACGTCAAGGGCGGCCGCTGCGAAGCGTGCTCGGGCGACGGCACGCTCAAGATCGAGATGAACTTCCTGCCCGATGTCTACGTCCCGTGCGAGGTCTGCCACGGCGCCCGGTACAACCGGGAAACCCTCGAGGTGCACTACAAGGGCAAGACCATCGCCGAGGTGCTCGACATGCCGATCGACGAGGCGGCCGACTTCTTCGAGGCGATCACCTCGATCCACCGCTACCTCAAGACACTTGTCGAGGTCGGTCTGGGTTACGTGCGTCTCGGGCAGAGTGCGCCGACGCTGTCCGGTGGTGAGGCCCAGCGCGTGAAACTGGCCGCCGAGCTGCAGAAGCGCTCGATGGGCCGGACCGTGTACATCCTCGACGAGCCGACCACCGGCCTGCACTTCGAGGACATCCGCAAGTTGCTCAAGGTGATCAACGGTCTGGTCGACAAGGGCAACACGGTGATCGTCATCGAGCACAACCTCGACGTCATCAAGACCTCGGACTGGGTCGTCGACATGGGACCCGAGGGCGGTTCCGGCGGTGGCACGGTGGTCGCGACCGGCACGCCGGAGGACGTGGCCCAGGTCTCGGCCAGCTACACCGGGCAGTTCCTCAAGGAGGTGCTCGCGGCACCGGCGCCGGTGAAACCGGCCAAGAAGGCGGCGGCGAAGAAAGCGGCGGCGAAGAAGGCGGGGGACACAGCGGTACCGGCGGCGAAGAAGGTGCCGACGGAGACCGCGGCGGCCAAGCGCCTGGCCCGAAAGGCGGCCGCGCTGCGCTGAATCCGGCTAGGGTCCGGTCGGGACTTTCCGAAAACACCACGAAGTGAAACAGGCGTATGTAACATTCGCCTCACTCTGTCCGGAAAACCGGTCAGTAGCGGTTGTCGACCGGCATCAGGTGGCCTCTCGCGCCCGTGGGCGGCGTGACTCGCCGATGCCGGGCAGTACGAAAGGAACGTCCCCATGGATGGCGAAATTCCCACGGACCTCATCGCGATGGTTCTGGCCCTTATCAGCGGGGGGTCCTCGCTGGCCTACACGCCCACCCCGCCGTCCGCCTGAGTCCGGCGGAATCGAAAGGAACTCTCTGATGGATACCGGAAGCGCCGGCCTCGCCGAAATCTTCTCCGCCCTCGCCCAGGCGCTGACCTCGGGCTCGGCCATCTCGGTCACCCCGGGCAACCCGCCCGCCTGAGCGGCGGACTCTCTCCCCACACGCAAAGATCCGCCGACGCAGTGTGCGTCGGCGGATCTTTGCGTTCGTCCGATATCGGGTCAGTGCACCGGGCCGGTGTACTTCTCGCCCGGTCCCTGGCCTGGCGCGTCCGGCACCGAGGAAGCCTCGCGGAAGGCGCGCTGCAGCGCCTGCAGACCCTCGCGGATCGGCCCGGCGTGCGGGCCGAGGTACTCCACCGACGAGGTGACCAGCCCGGCCAACGCCGTGATCACCCGGCGCGCCTCGTCCAGGTCGACGCCCGCGCCGGAGTTCGGGGTGTCCTCGGCCAGTCCCAGCTTCTCCGCGGCTGAGCTCATCAGCATCACGGCCGCCCGGCTGATCACCTCGACGGCGGGGATGTCGGCCAGGTCGCGCACGGGGGGATCGAGCTCGTCAGTCATGCTGATCAGGCTAAGCGAGGCGTTCGCGCCCCGATCGCGCCAGGGCCGATTCGGCAATAGCCGAATGCGATGCTAGACTTTTTGCTGACGACCGCCCCTGGTTGTGTGATTCGACCTGGGGCAGATAAGTGGAGCCCGACTCCCACCGTTTCCCGGCGAGCAATCGTACTGGACAAACGGTCCCGGTCACCCGTTCGTTGTGATGGGTTTCCCGTGCGCCTGGCGCGCGGGGGTCGACACCGAGCTCGTGAGGGCATCGGCTGTGGGCGATCGGTCGACATCGGGCCCCGTGGCGGAGAAGTACCGCACCGGGGCTTTCGTGTTGAAACTGGGGTTGCAGTTATTGCGTGCGGTCGTTATGACGACACCGCTTGACCTAGGAGGCCCCATCAGCACTGAGACCCGCATCAACGATCGCATCCGTGTTCCCGAGGTCCGTCTCATCGGACCCGGCGGCGAACAGGTTGGGATCGTGCGTGTTGAAGATGCACTACGCGTCGCGCTCGAAGCCGATCTCGACCTCGTCGAGGTGGCACCCGATGCCCGTCCGCCGGTCTGCAAGATCATGGACTACGGCAAGTTCAAGTACGAGACCGCGCAGAAGGCGCGCGAGTCCCGGAAGAACCAGGTCCAGACCGTGATCAAGGAGCAGAAGCTCCGCCCGAAGATCGACGATCACGACTACGAGACCAAGAAGCGCAACGTGGTGCGTTTCCTCGAGGCCGGATCCAAGGTCAAGGTCACGATCATGTTCCGTGGTCGTGAGCAGTCCCGGCCCGAGCTCGGTTTCCGGCTGCTTCAGCGTCTGGGCTCCGACGTCGCCGACCTCGGTTTCGTCGAGACCTCGGCCAAGCAGGACGGCCGCAACATGACCATGGTCCTCGCCCCCCACAAGGGCGCGAAGACGCGGGTGAAGGCCCAGCAGGACTCGGCCCCGGCAGCACGTTCGCAGCCGACCGGTCCCGCGAGCGCCGAACCGGCTGCGACGGTCGAGCCGACCGCGCCCGCCGCACCGGCCGCGCCGGTCGAGCAGGCTCCGCCGGCCGACCCGCAGTAACACCGATCTCAACGACTAGATAGAGGAATCCATGCCGAAGAACAAGACCCACAGCGGCGCCAAGAAGCGATTCAAGGTGACCGGCCGGGGCAAGCTGCTTCGCGAGCAGGCGAACCGTCGCCACCTCCTGGAGCACAAGTCCTCTCGCCGGACTCGTCGTCTGGAAGGCACGGAGTCCGTCGCTGCCGTCGACGCCCCCCGCGTGAAGCGGCTGCTCGGTCTCGCCTGATTTCCGGCAAGACCGTCGCATCCTGACGATTCCGCGGCCGGGATGAACCGGACGCCGACAACTACCGAATTCGGGCGCCGCCGCGCCCCTAGATGATCAAGGACTACCACAGTGGCACGCGTCAAAAGGGCCGTCAACGCTCAGAAGAAGCGCCGTTCCATCCTCGAGGCCTCCAAGGGCTACCGGGGCCAGCGTTCGCGCCTGTACCGCAAGGCCAAGGAACAGCAGCTCCACTCGCTGACCTACGCCTACCGCGACCGCAAGGCGCGCAAGGGTGACTTCCGCAAGCTGTGGATCGCTCGTATCAACGCCGCCGCGCGTCTGAACGACATCACCTACAACCGCTTCATCCAGGGCCTCAAGGCCGCCGGTGTCGAGGTGGACCGCAAGATCCTGGCCGAGCTCGCCGTCTCCGACGCCGAGGCCTTCGCCGGTCTCGTCGCCGTCGCCAAGGCCGCGCTGCCCGCCGACGTCAACGCCCCGGCCTCGGCTGCCTGAGCTTGACGCACAGCGATCTGTCGGAACGACCCGTGGACGCGCTCTCCGAGCGCAATCCGCGGGTCGTTTCCGCTGTCAAGCTTCAGCGCGCGGCCAATCGTCGCAAGTCCGGCCGGTTCCTGGCCGAGGGCGCCAATGCGGTGGCCGCCGCGCTGGAGACCGGCCGCGTCCATGAGCTGTTCTATTCGCTCGGCGCCGCCGAACGCGAGACCGCGCTGATCGCGGGTGCCGCCGCCGACGGCGTGCGCACCACGCTGGTCAGTGACCGTGCCGCCGAGCATCTCGGCGAGACCGTCACCGCGCCCGGTCTGGTCGCGGTCTGCGAGCTGGTCGACGTCCAGTTGGCCGAGATCCTCGACCGTGGTCCCCGCATGCTCGCCGTCCCCGTCGAGATCGCCGAGCCCGGCAACGCGGGCACCCTGATCCGGGTCGCCGACGCGGTCGGCGCCGACGGTGTGGTCCTGGCGGGCGAGACCGTCGACCCGCACAACGGCAAGTGCGTGCGCGCCAGCGCAGGCAGCCTGTTCCACGTGCCGATCGCGCGCGGTCGCGACATCACCGCCACCCTCGACGCGATCTCCGCGGCGGGCGTGACGATCCTGGCCACCGCCGCGAACGGCGAGGTCGACCTCGATGCCGCCGACGACATTCTCACCGGCCCAGTTGCCTGGCTGTTCGGCAACGAGGCGCACGGTCTCGACCCGGCGGTGGCCGCTCGTGCCGATCACCGCATCCGGATCCCCATCCACGGCCGCGCCGAGAGCTTGAATCTGGCTGCCGCGGCGGCGATCTGCCTCTACGCGAGCGCCCGCGTGCAGCACGCGAGGTAGTCGCGCCGCCTCAGCATGGTTCGGTGGCCGCGGCGATGTCGTCGAGGATCTCGGTGGCCCAGGGCAGGGAGATCGCGTCGGTGCCCGCGACCTGCATGGCGGTCATGATCGTCAGGAGCATGCCGGTGGCGACGAAGCGTCGCGATTGCTCGGTATCGGCGCCGGTGAGCTCGCCGACCAGGCGGTAGATGCGACCGAATCGCTCCCGCATGTGCTCGCCGATGGCCGGGTCCGCGCTCGCGGCAGCACCGTGCAGCAGGACCAGTGGCAATTCGCGTTCGGCCAGGAAGGTCTCGTAGCCGATGCCGAGTGCGCGCAGTGCCTCGGCGGTGTCGGAATCGGGGGCGATCTCGGCATTGCGGAATACCGTCTCGATGCGGCTGCACACCTCGTGCAGGCAGGCGAGGAACAGTTGCAGCTTGGTGCCGAACAGCCGGATCACATAGGGCTGCGATACTCCTGCTCGGCGCGCGATCTCATCGGTTTTCGTTGCGGCATAGCCGGATTCGGCGAAGGCTTCGACGGCGGCCTCGAGGACCTGCGCGCTGCGTTCGGCCGCGGTCATCCGGGTTCTGGTCGTCTCACCCATGCGGTGTCTGCCTCCTCGGAAAGCTCGGAAAGCTCGGAAAGCCCCGTTGCCCTTGACATGTTATCAGTCGATGCATAACCATTGATTGCTAGTTATCAGTGAATAGCAACAAGGGCGGGTCATGACTCAGACACTCGAACCCGGCGATCCCCCCATCGTCGAAGCGGCACCGTCGGACGGGGCGAAGAACAAGCCGGTCGGCGCGGTCATCGCCGCCGTCGGCATCCCGATGTTCATGGTGACCTTGGACAACCTGGTCGTCACGAACGCGTTGCCGGTGATCAAAGCCGAACTGGGCGCGTCCCTCTCGGACCTGCAGTGGTTCATCAACGCCTACACGCTGTCCTTCGCGGCGCTGCTGCTGTCGGCCTCGGCGCTCGGGGACCGGATCGGTCGCCGCCGGGTGTTCCTCTTCGGCATCGGCCTCTTCGTCGTGGCCTCGGCGGCCTGTGCGCTGGCCACCGAACCGTGGATGCTCATCGCGGCCAGGGCGGTGCAGGGCGCCGGCGGCGCGGCGGTGATGCCACTGTCGCTGACCCTGCTCGCCGCCGCGGTGCCCGAGCGAATGCGCAGCGCCGCGATCGGCATCTGGGGCGGTATCGCCGGGCTGGGTGTCGCGGTCGGTCCGGTGGTCGGCGGCGCGGTCGTCGACGGGCTGAACTGGCAGTGGATCTTCTGGCTCAATGTCCCGATCGGATTGCTCGCGTTGCCGTTCGCGGTGCGCATGCTGTCCGAATCGCGCGGTGTCGCACGTCGGCTCGATCTGCTCGGGCTGCTGCTGTCCGCCGGTGGCGTGCTGGCGGTGGTGTGGGGTGTCATCCACGGCGGCGAGGACGGCTGGACCACGCCGCAGGTGCTCGTGGCGTTGATCGGTGGTGCGGGTCTGCTGGTCGGGTTCGTCGCCTGGGAGAGTCGGGTCATCGATCCGATGCTGCCCCTGCGCATGTTTCGGTCCCGCGCCCTGAGCCTGAGCTTCCTCGTCTCGTTCGCCTTCTCCGCGGGCGTGTTCGGCGCGATCTTCCTGCTGGCCCAGTTCTTCCAGGTGGTGCAGGGCTACACGCCGCTGGAATCGGGCATTCGCACCCTGCCGTGGACGTTGGTACCGATGGTCGTCGCGCCACTGGCCGGACTGATCGTCGATCGCGTCGGCCCGCGTGTGCTCATCGCCGCCGGCCAGGTCCTGCTTGCGATCGCCCTGGCCTGGATGGCCCTGATCACCAGTACCGACATCGCCTACGGCTCCTTCGTCGCCCCCTTCGTCCTCGCCGGTATCGGCATGGGCCTGACCTTCGGTCCGTCCGCCACCATCGTCATGGCCAGCGCCTCCACTGCCGACCAGGGCATGGCCTCGGGCATCAACAGCACCGTCCGTGAAGTGGGGGTGGCCATGGGAATCGCCGTCCTGGCCTCGGTCTTCGCCTCCCGTGGCTCCTACACCGACCCCCAGGCCTATGTCGACGGCCTCATCCCCGCCGTCTGGGTCGGCGCGGGTCTGGTCGCGATCGCCGCCGCCTTCGCCGCCTTCCTCCCCACCCACCTCCGCCACACCACCTGACATAGTCCGAAGACGGCCCGCCACCCCTACTCGGTGCGCGGGCCGTCGTCGTTCTCATCCGAGCCCACCCGGTCGGCCCTGCCCCGGCGAAGGGTTGGTATCCGGGCGTCCGCACAGTCCCGCCAGGTGAGGGATAGGCCGGCTGCGGGCGGGGTGGAGGCCGAGTCCGCAGAGGGCGAGGCCGCTGCCCGGGGTGGTGCGGCGGCGTTGGGGTGGGGTGGATTCGCAGGTCTGTTCCGGCATCGAGTTGTCCTGTTCTCGAGTCGAACGCGCTGATGTGTTTGTTGGGTTGGACGGGGCGCGGGGTCGATCGGTTCCCATGAACTTCCGGCGAGCCGGAGACCGGGCGAAAGCCATGACGTAGGGGTCTCGCGAGCCAGAGCCGCGCTATCGTTGAGCACAGCAGTCCGCACGATAGGGAGCGACCGCATGACCCTTCCCGCGATGCATCCGCGCCCCGGCAACCTCCGTGAGGTCGCCGAGCAGATCGAACGCGCGACCGGTCTCCGGGTCGAGATTCTGGGAGGGGCGCTCGTGATGTCACCGACCCCGCGTGGCAAGCACGCGGGCTCCATCCGTCGACTGCGGCACCAGCTCGAAGCCTCGATGCCATCGGGATTGGCTGCCTATGAGGTCACCTCGATCGCCATGCCCGACGACTCCGATGACTACTGCACGCCGGATCTGGTCGTCCTTCCCGATTCCTGGGACACCGACGACGACTGGCTCGCGGACCCGACCGACGTAGAACTCGCCGTCGAGGTGATCTCGAAGTCGGAGAAGGCGACGCAGATCACCGGCAAGAACGGCTGGTACGCGGCCGCGCGCATCCGGCTGCTCCTTGTCATCGATCCTCGCGTCGGGCGATGGGCCCTGTACCGGGATCCCGTCGGCGGGACCTACCCGGAACCGGTCGAAGGCGACTACGGTGACCAGATCTCGCTCCCCGCACCGCTGTCGTTGTCCGTCGACACCGCGTGTCTGCCCTGGTACGACCGGGAATAGCGGTCGGGGTCGCTCACCTGCCGCTGTCCGGGCTGTCGGGTCGCCTTTCGGCTGTCGTATCCGGATGTTCGGGCCGATGCGCGCACAGTCCCGCCAGGTGAGGGATGGGCCGGCTGCGGGCGGGATGGAGGCCGAGTCCGCAGAGGGCGAGGCCGCTGCCCGGGGTGGTGCGGCGGCGTTGGGGTGGGGTGGATTCGCAGGTCTGTTCCGGCATCGAGTTGTCCTGTTCTCGAGTCGAACGCGCTGATGTGTTTGTTGGGTTGGACGGGGCGCGGGGTCGTTCGGTTCCCATGAATTTCCGCGGGCGAAGGAATTGGTGGGGTGGCCCGTCTGACCTGGACTTGTTGGTCGGGGTGGGGACCTTCGGCAAGCTCTTGGCGCGGTGGTGAGCGCATCGCTGGTAATCCGAATGAATCGCGCGAACCCGATCCCATAGGATTTGTGCAGCACCGATGCGGGTTGGCAATGACGCGCCCGCGAACCGATCCCCAGGGGAGAGTCGAGAAGATCGTGGCCGACGACAACAGTGGAGTCGAGCAGAACGCCAAGCTGTCCGAAGAGGCCCTCGCGGCCGCGGCGGCGGAGGCCGAGAAGGCGTTCGCGGCGGCGGCTGATCTGGACGCGCTGGCGGTCGCCAAGACCGAGTTCATCGGCGGCAAGTCGCCGATCGCGCTGGCACAGCGTGAGCTGGGCGGCCTACCCAAGGCGGCGAAGGCCGACGCGGGCAAGCGGGTCAACGTCGCGCGCAAGCGGGTGACGGAGGCGTTCGAGGCGCGCCGTACCGCACTGCTCGAGCAGCGCGATCAGGCCGTGCTGGTGGCTGAGAAGATCGACGTCACCCTGCCCGCGCGCCGCGCCGCCGTCGGCGCTCGCCACCCCATCACCGTCATCTCCGAGCAGATCGCCGACGTGTTCGTCGCGATGGGCTGGGAGGTCGCCGAAGGTCCCGAGGTCGAGACCGAGCACTTCAACTTCGACGCGCTGAACTTCCTGCCCGATCATCCGGCGCGCACCATGCAGGACACCTTCCATATCGCCCCGGAGGGTTCGCGCCAGGTGCTGCGCACGCACACCTCCCCGGTGCAGGTGCGTTCCATGCTGGAACGCGAGCTGCCGATCTACGTCGTGTGCCCGGGCCGCACCTTCCGCACCGACGAACTCGACGCCACCCACACTCCGGTGTTCTCCCAGGTGGAGGGTCTGGCGATCGACAAGGGTCTGACCATGGCGCACCTGCGCGGCACCCTGGACGCCTTCGCGCGCGCCCTGTTCGGCCCCGACACCCGGACCCGGATGCGCCCCAACTACTTCCCGTTCACCGAACCCTCGGCCGAGGTCGACGTGTGGTTCCCGGACAAGAAGGGCGGCGCGGGCTGGGTCGAGTGGGGCGGCTGCGGCATGGTGAACCCGAAGGTGCTGATCGCCTCCGGCATCGACCCCGAGGTGTACTCCGGGTTCGCGTTCGGCATGGGCATGGAGCGCACCCTGCAGTTCCGCAACGGCATCCCGGACATGCGCGACATCGTCGAGGGTGACGTGCGGTTCACGCTACCTTTCGGCATCCGGTCCTGAGCGACAACCCCTTTCGACACAGAGAGCGAAACGTCAAGTGCGAGTAGCGCAGTCCTGGCTGACCGAGATCCTGCAGCGCACCACCCCCGAGTGGTCGGTGTCGGCCGAAGAGCTCGACGCGGGCTTCGTCCGCGTCGGCTTGGAAGTCGAGGAGGTCGACGAGCTGGCGCCGATCGGCGGTGACATCGACAAGCCGCTGGTCGTCGGCCGCGTCGCCGAGATCACCGAGCTGACCGAGTTCAAGAAGCCGATCCGCTTCTGCAAGGTCGATGTCGGCAACCCCGAGCTGCAGGAAATCGTCTGCGGCGCCCGCAATTTCGCGGTCGGTGACCTCGTCGTGGTGGTGCTGCCCGGCGGTGTGCTGCCCGGCGGGTTCACGATCTCCTCGCGCAAGACCTACGGACACACCTCCCATGGCATGATCTGCTCGGTCGCCGAACTCGGCATCGGCAAGGATCACGACGGCATCCTGGTGCTCGAGCCCGGTTCCGCGCAGCCCGGTGACGACGCCAACGTGCTGCTGGGCACCGACGACACGATCATCGAACTCAACATCACCCCCGACCGTGGCTACTGCTTCTCGGTGCGCGGCCTGGCCCGCGAGCTGGCCTGCGGCTTCGACCTCGAATACGCCGACCCGGCCGTGCGAACGGTGCCCGAGGCCGACGCGCAGGCCTGGCCGGTGCGGGTGGAGTCCGAGTCGGAGTGCACCCGCTTCGGCGTGCGCCGCGTCACCGGGATCGACCCCGACGCGGTGAGCCCGCTGTGGCTGCAGCGTCGGCTGATGCTCTCGGGCATGCGCCCGATCT
Proteins encoded in this window:
- a CDS encoding DUF1844 domain-containing protein; translation: MTDELDPPVRDLADIPAVEVISRAAVMLMSSAAEKLGLAEDTPNSGAGVDLDEARRVITALAGLVTSSVEYLGPHAGPIREGLQALQRAFREASSVPDAPGQGPGEKYTGPVH
- the infC gene encoding translation initiation factor IF-3, which codes for MTTPLDLGGPISTETRINDRIRVPEVRLIGPGGEQVGIVRVEDALRVALEADLDLVEVAPDARPPVCKIMDYGKFKYETAQKARESRKNQVQTVIKEQKLRPKIDDHDYETKKRNVVRFLEAGSKVKVTIMFRGREQSRPELGFRLLQRLGSDVADLGFVETSAKQDGRNMTMVLAPHKGAKTRVKAQQDSAPAARSQPTGPASAEPAATVEPTAPAAPAAPVEQAPPADPQ
- a CDS encoding response regulator transcription factor, yielding MLEVFLVDDHEIVRRGLIDLLEGDPELTVIGQAGSVAEAMVLIREARPDVAVLDVRLPDGNGIELCRNLLAEFDDLHCLILTSFSDEHAMLDAILAGASGYVVKNIDGMRLADAIKQVGAGHSLLDTRAADALRARLRRSAEPSGALAGLTDQERRLLELLGEGLTNRQIAARMFLAEKTVKNYVSRLLAKLGVERRTQAAVLATKLREPEI
- the uvrA gene encoding excinuclease ABC subunit UvrA; its protein translation is MAERLTVRGAREHNLKGVDLDLPRDSLIVFTGLSGSGKSSLAFDTIFAEGQRRYVESLSAYARQFLGQMDKPDVDFIEGLSPAVSIDQKSTNRNPRSTVGTITEVYDYLRLLYARAGTPHCPVCGELIAKQTPQQIVDQVLAMDEGLKFQVLAPVVRTRKGEFVDLFDQLKTQGYSRVRVDGVVYPLTDPPKLKKQEKHDVEVVVDRLSVKAASKQRLTDSIETALRLADGIVVLDFVDRDEHAHDRERRFSERLACPNGHPLDIEDLEPRSFSFNSPYGACPDCTGLGIRKEVDPELVVPDPELSLAEGAIAPWSRGQTAEYFNRLLSGLAEAIGFSMDTAWRDLPAKARKAVLEGSSDQVHVSYTNRYGRKRSYYADFEGVMPFLQRRMDNTESEQMKEHYDGYMRDVACPVCNGSRLRPEILAVTLASDGTDKSIAEVSDLSIGDCAHFLNALTLGEREAAIAGQVLKEIQARLGFLLDVGLEYLTLSRAAATLSGGEAQRIRLATQIGSGLVGVLYVLDEPSIGLHQRDNRRLIETLLRLKKLGNTLIVVEHDEDTIRASDWVVDIGPLAGEHGGRVVHSGPYTELLTEPESLTGAYLSGREQIEVPMVRRPIDKKRKLTVVGATEHNLQGIDVAFPLGVLTAVTGVSGSGKSTLVNDILATVLANKLNGARQVPGRHTRINGLDNLDKLVQVDQSPIGRTPRSNPATYTGVFDKIRTLFAATTEAKVRGYQPGRFSFNVKGGRCEACSGDGTLKIEMNFLPDVYVPCEVCHGARYNRETLEVHYKGKTIAEVLDMPIDEAADFFEAITSIHRYLKTLVEVGLGYVRLGQSAPTLSGGEAQRVKLAAELQKRSMGRTVYILDEPTTGLHFEDIRKLLKVINGLVDKGNTVIVIEHNLDVIKTSDWVVDMGPEGGSGGGTVVATGTPEDVAQVSASYTGQFLKEVLAAPAPVKPAKKAAAKKAAAKKAGDTAVPAAKKVPTETAAAKRLARKAAALR
- a CDS encoding sigma 54 modulation/S30EA ribosomal C-terminal domain-containing protein, translating into MNSLSSTQHWTTAADPELAVTTRGEVPPQDVTRAVRAITRVMRRHHLDSPARVRVTAPQGSDEPTLVQANIRTNDTLTRVQVTGPGGFAVTFAAERLDRQLARRAGKEARAAWPDPARRPLSRVTETRPIIRRKDCALMTGTPLEASTVLDAMDYDAYLFTDSDTGEDAIVTWADPHGVRLARQHHTAAAGESAGLPLTASAMPVRVAPDAAPVYAEDEAADVLCTAGLPYLFFTDTHTGRGNLLYRRYDGDLTIVVPC